The Candidatus Komeilibacteria bacterium CG_4_10_14_0_2_um_filter_37_10 region CGTTATCACCACCGAATGCAGCGCCTAAGCCAGAACCACGGTTTTGTAACAACACTACGACAATCAAGAGGATTGAGACAATAATTTGTATAATTTGTATGGTTTGTTTCATTTCCTATATTAATTTAAGCAAACTAATGATAATAGATTAGCAGAACGTTGATCATTTGTCAATTATCCGTG contains the following coding sequences:
- the secG gene encoding preprotein translocase subunit SecG, whose product is MKQTIQIIQIIVSILLIVVVLLQNRGSGLGAAFGGDNAIYRTKRGAEKIIFITTIVLAVLFFVLALAQIFI